One genomic region from Natrinema sp. DC36 encodes:
- a CDS encoding tyrosine-type recombinase/integrase, which produces MTSNRNSGGSPAQIPLKAAKDEFLREQKGNYSSNLKYNLEKWLDDWIDKRDEETLADVTPLTMRHYANYLERRSRGDTGIAESSARTYYNYVSAFLSWAVKVEKLPENPAEKERAKDPLPTGTTSSSEQQFWEPEQRRTITDFVDERARAAIDKEGTGAFEEVRDRALVYVLAYTGVRGAEVLADRRVDRRNGLRWSDVYLENGMIEAFGKSQDREEVGLTGQTLEPLRRLRTLVDPPAESWPVFPSRHPPSLYKRIADAGHEKPDGDPWEYVLETGIEPPSMSTSGTRTLLKRLSKEAEVPGLDLEENEYLTLHGARRGVGETLYKEHGAQRAQRTLRHADPKTTSEMYSHIEASELGEDNTAVFNDE; this is translated from the coding sequence ATGACCTCAAACCGAAACTCCGGGGGTTCACCCGCCCAAATCCCCCTCAAAGCCGCGAAAGACGAGTTCCTACGAGAACAGAAGGGAAACTACAGTAGCAACCTCAAATACAACCTCGAGAAATGGCTCGACGACTGGATTGACAAGCGCGACGAGGAGACGCTGGCCGATGTGACGCCGTTGACGATGCGCCACTACGCGAACTACCTCGAGCGACGGTCGCGGGGCGACACCGGCATCGCGGAGTCCTCTGCTCGCACGTATTATAACTACGTCTCGGCGTTTCTCTCGTGGGCCGTGAAAGTCGAGAAACTACCAGAGAACCCGGCGGAGAAAGAGCGAGCGAAAGACCCACTTCCGACCGGTACAACGAGCAGTAGCGAACAACAGTTCTGGGAACCCGAACAACGCCGAACGATCACCGACTTCGTCGATGAACGCGCTCGAGCGGCGATCGACAAAGAGGGTACCGGCGCTTTCGAGGAAGTCCGCGACCGGGCACTGGTCTACGTACTCGCCTACACGGGCGTTCGTGGTGCGGAGGTACTGGCCGATCGGCGCGTCGACCGGCGCAACGGGCTTCGGTGGTCGGACGTCTACCTCGAGAACGGTATGATCGAAGCCTTCGGAAAGAGCCAGGACCGAGAGGAAGTCGGACTCACCGGTCAGACACTCGAACCGCTGCGACGGCTGCGAACGCTCGTCGATCCGCCCGCCGAATCGTGGCCGGTCTTTCCCTCCCGGCACCCGCCGTCATTGTACAAGCGAATCGCCGACGCGGGACACGAGAAACCCGACGGCGACCCCTGGGAATACGTCCTCGAGACCGGCATCGAACCGCCGTCGATGAGTACCTCCGGCACTCGCACGCTGTTGAAGCGACTCTCGAAAGAGGCGGAGGTGCCGGGGTTGGATCTCGAGGAGAACGAGTATCTGACCCTCCACGGGGCGCGTCGTGGTGTCGGCGAGACGCTGTATAAGGAACACGGCGCACAGCGAGCACAGCGGACGCTCCGGCACGCCGATCCGAAAACGACGAGTGAAATGTACTCGCACATCGAAGCGAGCGAGCTGGGCGAAGACAATACGGCGGTGTTCAACGACGAATGA
- a CDS encoding transposase yields MYYAYKYRLEPSDAQREELDRHRDICRQLYNHTRYRLNKYRENHGELPSMTTLRSELPDLKQWWDGLSDVYSKVLQTVVERLFDNLSSLSALKQNGYGVGQLKWKPPREFRSFTYNQSGFKFDKKGGQTVLSLSKLADIPIRVHREIPDDAALKQVTLKKEPTGEWLATFGVEVDREPPQKPDRPKNVVGIDVGILKYAHDTDGHAIESADLSDECERVEREQRKLSRKQHGSNNYEKQRRRVAGCHADLKNKRRDFLHKLSNYYAREYDLVAVEDLDAKGLVELDGNSRNRAGAAWGTFLRMLEYKCEREGTHFVAVDPAGTTKECAACGVSTDKPLWVREHSCPSCGFTADRDWNAAWNILSRGIKQLGAGCSESTPVETALPTGTTSVPAKRVVEAGSPTLKREPSGKR; encoded by the coding sequence ATGTACTACGCCTACAAGTATCGCCTCGAGCCGTCCGATGCCCAACGCGAGGAGTTGGACCGCCACCGTGATATCTGTAGGCAACTGTACAATCACACCCGCTACCGCCTCAACAAATACCGAGAGAACCACGGTGAACTGCCGTCCATGACCACGCTTCGGTCGGAGCTTCCCGATCTCAAGCAGTGGTGGGATGGTCTCTCGGACGTGTACTCAAAGGTTCTCCAGACCGTCGTCGAACGGCTGTTCGACAACCTCAGTAGTCTTTCTGCGCTCAAGCAGAACGGCTACGGCGTCGGCCAACTCAAGTGGAAGCCGCCGCGCGAGTTCCGCAGTTTCACATACAATCAGTCTGGCTTCAAGTTTGACAAGAAGGGCGGTCAGACTGTGCTATCACTCTCGAAACTCGCGGACATTCCGATCCGAGTCCACCGGGAGATCCCCGACGACGCCGCACTCAAGCAGGTCACACTCAAGAAGGAACCGACGGGCGAGTGGCTCGCCACGTTCGGTGTCGAAGTCGACCGAGAGCCACCGCAAAAGCCCGACCGGCCGAAGAACGTCGTCGGTATCGACGTGGGCATCCTGAAGTACGCCCACGACACCGACGGCCACGCGATCGAATCGGCTGACCTCTCGGACGAGTGCGAACGGGTCGAGCGAGAGCAACGGAAGCTCTCGCGGAAGCAACACGGGTCGAACAACTACGAGAAGCAACGCCGTCGAGTGGCCGGGTGTCACGCCGACCTGAAGAACAAGCGCCGCGACTTCCTTCACAAACTCTCGAACTACTACGCTCGAGAGTACGATCTCGTCGCGGTCGAAGACCTTGACGCGAAAGGTCTTGTCGAACTCGACGGCAACTCTCGGAACCGCGCCGGAGCAGCGTGGGGAACGTTCCTTCGAATGCTCGAGTACAAGTGCGAACGCGAAGGCACGCACTTCGTGGCTGTCGATCCGGCCGGAACGACCAAAGAGTGTGCAGCGTGCGGTGTCTCGACCGACAAACCGTTGTGGGTCCGCGAACACTCCTGTCCCTCCTGTGGCTTCACCGCTGACAGGGACTGGAACGCAGCGTGGAACATTCTTTCTCGCGGTATCAAGCAGTTAGGAGCGGGATGCTCCGAATCAACGCCTGTGGAGACTGCGCTCCCTACGGGAACCACTTCGGTTCCTGCAAAGCGCGTCGTTGAAGCAGGAAGCCCCACCCTCAAGCGCGAGCCGTCAGGCAAGCGGTAG
- a CDS encoding rubrerythrin-like domain-containing protein, protein MPHDQDVEGDTAEIPSKFECLQCGNLVTAETHPGECPNCGGEFQNRAKSLE, encoded by the coding sequence ATGCCTCACGACCAGGATGTCGAAGGCGATACGGCGGAAATACCCTCCAAGTTCGAGTGCCTGCAATGTGGGAATCTCGTTACAGCCGAAACCCACCCCGGAGAATGTCCTAACTGTGGCGGTGAGTTCCAGAACCGGGCAAAATCCCTCGAGTAA
- a CDS encoding PLP-dependent transferase: MRNCSCSRSEWAAMAATCLSVVEARDHVVAFDGIYGGTRLLFEDLLVDSLDVTVEYVDATETATVEAAVTDETSLIYMESPTNPLL; the protein is encoded by the coding sequence ATTCGCAACTGCTCTTGCTCCAGATCCGAATGGGCCGCGATGGCAGCGACCTGCCTGTCAGTCGTCGAGGCCCGTGACCACGTCGTCGCTTTCGATGGGATCTATGGTGGAACGCGGTTGCTCTTCGAGGATCTCCTCGTCGATTCACTCGACGTCACCGTCGAGTACGTGGACGCAACAGAGACCGCAACCGTCGAAGCGGCGGTCACTGACGAGACGTCTCTGATCTATATGGAATCGCCGACGAATCCGTTACTGTAA